A segment of the Brevibacterium zhoupengii genome:
GCTCATGCCGAGCAGGACCGGGAAGGCGTGGAAGCGGCCAAAGAGTCGGAAGGCACGGCCGGCTATGCGCGTAAGCTGCGCGAAGCCAAACTTGCGGTGGCAGTTGAGAAGAAGTACGACAAGAAAGACATTCTCAACCGCTACATGAACATCAACAACTACTCCGGTTCGCCCAATGCCTACGGCGTGCAGGCGGCCGCCCACAAATACTGGGGCATCGACGCAAAGGACCTCAACATTCCGCAGTCGGCAATGCTCGCCGGCATTGTGCAGAACCCTTCTGCGTTCAACCCGCAGCGGTTCCCCGACCAGGTGAAGAAGCGCCGCAACACGGTGCTGGGGCAGATGCTCAAGTACGACCACATCACTCAGAAGGAATACGACAAGGCGGTCAAGACCGACCTCGACCTCGACCTGCATGAGACACCTAACGGCTGTACCTCGGCGAAGAGCAACGCGGAGTTCTTCTGCGACTACGTTGAGAACGTCATCAAGAACGACGAGACCTTCGGCGACACCGTCGACGAACGCATTGCCTTCCTGCAGCGAGGCGGGCTGACGATCAAAACCAGCCTCAATCCAGACATTCAGAAGATCGCTGACAAAGAGGTCAAGAATCGTGTTCCCGTGGGCGACCCCTCGGGCGCCGGACACGCCCTGGTCACGATCGAACCGGGCACGGGTGAAGTCATCGCCATGGCTGAGAACCGCGAATACACGGTTGGTGAGGTCAAGAAGAACGAAAAGAACAAGAAGACCAGCATCAACTACACGGTGGACCGGAAACACAATGGCGGCGGCGGTTTCCAGGTCGGTTCGACGTGGAAGCCCTTCGTGCTGGCAACGTGGCTGAAATCCGGCCGCGGCCTCAACACCACGGTCAACGCTACGAAGCGCAACTTCCCGGCAAGTTCCTGGAAGTACGAGGGCTGTCCGAACATGGGCGGTGACTGGGACCCGAACAACGCCGGTGACGGTGAGGGCAAGGGCTCGATGACCGCGCTGGAAGCCACGAAGAAGTCCGTGAACACCGGCTACGCTGCCATGGGCAACCAGCTCAACATGTGCAAGGTCATGGACACGGCCATGGACTTGGGAATTCGCTACGGCAGCGGCGAGAAGCTGGACTTCAAGAACGAAGCTGGATTCATCCAGGCGCTGTCCCCGTCATCGATCCTGGGTACGACTGAGACCACTCCGATCGCGATGGCGGCAGCATTCGCCGCTTTCGCAAACGAAGGCGAGTTCTGCGGCCCGAAACCGATCCTGTCCATCAAGGACCGTTCAGGCAAGAAGCTCGATGTGCCGGGAGAAGGCTGTAAGCGAGTCCTCGACAAAGAGGTGGCCAAGGGCGTCGCCTATGCGCTGTCACAGACGTTCAACGGCGGTACGACCACTCAGTTGAAGATCGGTGTGCCAGCAGGTGCAAAGACCGGTACGACGAACTTCGACGTCGGCCACACCTGGTTGCTTGGGTTCACCAAGACGCTGGCGACTGCGGTCTGGACCGGTGACCCGGCTGGAACGCGCGATTGGCGAAACAACAGCCAGGGCGCTGTCCGCGGACACGTCTACGGTGCCACGATCTCCGGCAAAACCTGGCAGGCCTATATGAGCCAGGCTGTCAAGGAGACGAAGGGCAACACCGGATTCCCCAAGCCGAGTTCCAAGTACATGGGCGGCGGCGGCAGCACCGGAGGCTCCGGCGGTGGCGGTGGCGGCACTGGCGGTGGCGGCACTGGCGGCGGCAACGGCGGCGGTGGTGGCACCGGCGGCGGTGGCGGCGGCAGTAACAACGGCGGCGGCAACGGCGGCGGAGGCGGCAGCAACAACGGCGGCGGTGGAGGCACCGGCGGCGATGGTGGCGGCGGAGGCGGAGACGAAGCTCCGGGCCTCGGCGGCAACTGAGCGCCGGACATCCTGAGAATCAGCGGGGTGGGACGATCATGACGATCGTCCCACCCCGCTCTCGTCGATCCATGCCTTTCATACAGTGACATGGGTGGCTGTAGGTGCACGGGTTCTCGGCTAGTGTTGGGAACGACAATGATTGCCGGTCGCGCACCCAAAGAACAATCGGCATTCGGTCCATGCAGACGCTCGTTCCGATGACGCATCGGGGACTCGGGCAGACAAAGACTCAAGGAGAATCATGACCAAGTGGGAATACGTCACCGTGCCGCTCATCGTCCACGCGACGAAGCAGATCCTCGACCAGTGGGGCGAAGACGGCTACGAACTCGTCCAGGTTGTCCCGGGCCCCGATAACAACGGACTCGTGGCTTACCTCAAGCGTCCCAAGGCCTGAATCAGCACAGCCTGAGCACCAGAACCTGAAGATCAGCCTGACCTGTCAACACCCCCGTCGAAGGAACCAACATGTCGAAGACCCTAGACCGCATTGCTGAACTCGGTCTCACCCTGCCAGATGTCGCCGCTCCTGCTGGCGTCTACGTCCCAGCACTGCGCACCGGCAACTACGTCTACACCTCCGGCCAACTGCCCGTCGTTGACGGAAAGCTGCCGGCGACGGGCCACATCGGCTCGGATGTCGATCTCGAGACCGGTTACGACCTGGCACGAACTGCAGGGCTCAATGCTCTCGCCGCGATCGCCGGCGTCATCGGCGATCTCGACAAGATAGTGCGTGTCGTCAAGGTCACCGGATTCGTCAACTCCGCTGATGACTTCACACAGCAGCCAGCCGTCATCAACGGCGTCTCCGAACTCTACGGCGAAATATTCGGCGACCGGGGCCAGCACACGCGCAGCGCGGTCGGCGTGAACACTCTTCCTCTCGGCACCCCCGTCGAGGTCGAGGTCGTCGTCGAGGTCGAGGACGATGCCGCTTAGCGGACGGACCCTGCCCGTCTCGTCGGAGCTGCGTTGGCTTTTGGACCAATGGCAGTCCGACGGGCGGTTCCCGGTTCCCGAAGCTCCCCGACCCGCCTCGGCGATCGTATTGATCAGGGACTCACTGGAAGGTGTGGAAACCTTCATCACTCGGCAGCTTGATGCCAGGGGAATCGAGGATCGCAACCGGCTGGCCTACCCGGTCAGCAACTTACGCCCCGGCGACCTGCGTAGCCTGCCTCTTGCCGGATGGAATTCAGCCCGCTGCGCGCGGACACTGAGCATCGACAATAAGTCACGGGCACTGCACCACTTCTCGGCCGCGGCCCGCATCTCATTCGCCGCTGCAGGCGTCCTGTTGGCCGAGGACGTCGACCGGGACATTGTGGCCACACCACAGACGGATTGGCGCGGAACACGGGCGCGACTGTTCTCCAGCGAGATCTCCTGGTCCCAGATCCTGCGCGAACGTGATCTCAGACTGCGACCGGATCTGTGCAAACCATGGCTGCGGTGGATCAACACAGCGACCCAGCTGCACCGCTTCGACACCACATTCTTCTTGGCCACAGTGCCGTTTGGACAGGACATCGACTTCCTGTCCCCGAACGAGACGTCCGGAGGATGGAAACGACCCCAGGAGATCCTCGCTGACGCAGGTGGGGATCCCGACCGGATCAGCGCGAGCACACGGCTGATCGCGGAGAGTCTGGTGGATGTGCCCAGCGTCGGAGCGGCCATGGCCCAGGTGCGTGACCTGCACCCGCTGCGGCCCGAGGTCACCAACGACGACGGCGAATGGCGTGTCGTCATCCATCCCGGACGCGACCTCTACCGCAAGGGCACCCTGCGCGACTATGCAGTAGCCGTCGGTGACGACGAGAACGACCAGAGCCCAGGGTTTCTGTCCCTGAGCGACGATGATGACAACGCCGAAACCGGCGAGGAGGAGACAGAGGACTCATGAGGATCCGCGCGAACAATCCGTCCCCGATGACGTTGACGGGCACCAACACCTACGTCATCAATTCGGCTGATGACACTTCGTCGGTGCTCATCGATCCCGGTCCTGAAATGGCCGAACACCGGGACAACTTCATGTCCGAGATCGGTGATCGAACGCTGACGGCCATCATCCTCACCCATCAGCACGCCGACCACTCGGAGATGCTCGGCAGTGTGGAGCAGTGGGCACCGGGCGTGCCTGTGTACTCAGTGCTTGAGAAATTCAGCCGTCTGACACCTCCTGTGATCGATGGTGACAGGATCGCATTCGGCACTGACACCACCGATGCCCTAGAAGTCGTAGCAACGCCAGGTCACACGATGGACAGCATCAGTCTCATCCATGATCACGTGCTCTACAGCGGCGACACGGTCCTGGGGGAGGGGACGACGATCGTCACCCACCCCGAAGGGTCTCTGCGCGACTACCTGGAGTCACTCGACCGTCTGCTGCGTCTGCTAGACGAGGGGCGCTATTCCACCATCGAGCCCGCACACGGTCCCAGCATCGAATCCCCGGCCCAAGTGCTCGAGTACTACCGCAGCCATCGCCTCGAACGCATCGAGCAGGTCAGAGCCGCCCTGGATCAGGGAGCAGCGAGCGCCACCGAAGTCTGCGACATCGTCTACCACGATGTCGACCCGAGCGTCCGCGGAGCAGCCGAACAGATCGTGCGGGCTCAGCTGAACTACCTCGGAGCCCTCGCCGAGGGCGACCAAGGGTGAGGCACTCCCTGTGAGGGCAGATATTTGAGGCAATACGAACGCCCAGGCACAGAGTGTGCCTGGGCGTTCGTATCACGTGCGCGTTTCAGTGGCTCGGCAGCCGCTGCGCAGTGGCTCAGCGGGCGCGGTTGCGCATGCGCTCCATGTCGAGGATGACGACAGAGCGAGCCTCGAGACGGATGAAGCCACGAGCTGCGAAGTCGGCCAGAGCCTTGTTCACGGTCTCACGCGAGGCACCGACGAGCTGCGCGAGCTCTTCCTGCGTCAGGTCGTGAGCAACGAGGACACCGTCGGGTGCCGGCTTCGAGAAGCGAGAGGCAAGGTCCAGCAGCGCCTTGGCAACACGACCGGGAACATCGGAGAACACGAGGTCACCAACGGTCTCGTTGGTCCGGCGCAGACGCTGAGCCAGAGCCTTGAGCAGGTTCATCGCCGCACGCGGGCGCTCATCGAGCCACGTCGTGAGATCCTCGTGCTTGAGGCTGAGCAGCTCGGACTGAGAGACAGCGGTGACGGAGGTCGAGCGTGGGCCCGGATCGAAGAGGCTGAGCTCACCGATGATCTCGCCCGGTCCGATGACCGAGAGCAGATTTTCGCGGCCGTCGGAGGACTCGCGGCCGATCTTGAGCTTGCCGCTGGAGACGATATAGAGTTCGTCGCCGGCATCGCCCTCGTGGAAAAGCACGGTTCCCCGACGGAGACTCCGCGGGTTCATGAACTTCATCAATGCGCTTGTCGCCTCATCGTCCAAACCTGCGAAGAGCGTGGCGCCCCGCACAACTTCAATATCCACTGTGTCCTCCTTGTCGTGGTAATCACAGATAAATCTACCTGGTCAACGGTGCTGATACCAGCAAAGGCGCCGGAGTTTGCGGCATTAGTGCAAAACAAGGGGTTTTGCTTGCGTTTCCTCCACCCTCGCCGAGGTGGGCCACGGTTGCGTATGGACGATCCCGTTCGCCGGGAAAGGGCACACCCACCTCGGCGATGTGAGGCACGCAACTGCGCAAATCAGGGGCACGGATTAGGATGGTGAGTCGTGTTGACGGTGGCAGAGAAGAGTGCGCGGAAGTTCGCGAAGGAAACCTCATTGGGCAAGACCCGACGGGCGAGGAAGATTCATCGCATCCTCGCCGAGGTGTACCCGAACGCGAAATGTGAACTCGACTTCGAGACCCCGTTCCAGCTCCTCATCGCGACCGTCCTATCTGCGCAGACCACTGACATCCGGGTCAACGCGGTGACGCCGGGACTGTTCTCTGTCTTCCCTGACGCGCACAGTCTGGCGGTGGCCAACCTCATCGAGGTCGAGGAGCTCATCCACTCGACGGGCTTCTATCGGGCGAAGGCCCGCAACATCGTCAAACTCGCGAACGAACTTGTCGACACCTACGACGGCGAGGTCCCCAACTCTTTGGACAGGCTCGTCAAGCTCGCCGGAGTCGGCCGCAAGACAGCGAACGTGGTGCTCGGAAACGCCTTCGACACCCCGGGCCTGACCGTGGACACGCACATGGGGCGCTTGGCGCGCAGACTCGGGTGGACCGAAGAGGACGACCCGGTCAAGGCCGAACATGAGATCGCGGCCCTATTCCCGAAGAAGGATCTCACTCTGCTCTCCCACAGGGTCATCTTCCACGGGCGACGCATCTGCCACTCGCGCAGGCCCGCCTGTGGAGCCTGCCCATTGATGGCTCTGTGTCCCTCGTTCGGGGTGGGAGAACTCGATCCGGAGAAGGCGCGGGCAATGTTGCGTTTTGAAATGGCGCCCCAGGCATGAGCGCCGACGCGAGTGAACATCGACAGGTAGGACCCAACTCGACTGGGCAGGCCCCAGTTCAGGCCGCAGATGTCCGTGAGGTCGTCCATGACCAGACGCTGCGGACTCAGCTGGAGAATCTGGCAGCGTCGAACGGTTCACCAGAGTGGCTGCGACGCTCGCCGGCACCGGACGATGATTCGGTGCGAGACGCGGCGGTTCTCATGCTCTTCGGCAGGGGAGGCCAGCCGCGCACGGACGCCGGTCGAGTCGAGTCATCACGCTTGGCAGATTTCGGTGTCGACGATGTTGACATCGTCTTGCTGCAACGGGCGAGCACACTGCGCAACCACCCAGGTCAAGTGGCGTTTCCCGGTGGCGGACGGGACCCGGAAGACGACTCCCTGGTCGCCGCAGCCCTGCGTGAAGCCCAGGAAGAAGCCGGGATCGTGCCCGCGACGGTCGACGTGCTCGGACAGATGGATCCGCTCTACATTCCTGTCAGTAGGTTCCAGGTCACTCCAGTCATCGGATACTGGGCCCAGCCCGGCGCAGTTCGGGTGATGGACAAATCGGAGTCCTACTCCGTCTACCGGGTCTCTGTTGCCGACCTGGTGGCACCTGCCAATCGGGGCACGTTCTCACGACCGGACCTGAAGATCACGACACCGGCCTTCGACGTCGGAGTTCTCAAGGTGTGGGGCTTCACCGCAGGCATCCTCGACTTTGCTCTCGACCATCTCGGCTGGGCCGGGGACTGGGACCGCGACGCACACATCGACATCGACTTCTGACCAGGGGGAACGCCTGCGAAGAATGTCGTGTCAGTAGCGAAAGCTAGCCTGATGGGTATGGAAGCACAGACGGTTCCCGAGGTGATCACCGAGATACATCGGTGGCACGAGGCGCTGTCGAATCTGCCTCCGGCCCTCAGCGAGGTCGAAGCCATCGACAGGATCACTGCGCTCGAGGAACTGACATCTGCCGCTGCTGCGGCCCAAGCCAGAGAAACCCTGACCTTCGACATGCGTCGACGCAATCGTGAAGCCGAGGAAGGCCTGACGAGCAAAAAGCAGGGCAAGGGCGTCGGCGCGGAGATCGCGCTGGCTCGCAAGGTGTCTCGGGCTCGCGGCAGCTCGCTGCTGAAGTTCTCGCGTTCTCTGCTCGTCGATCTGCCCCAGACCTATTCGGCCTTGAGGACCGGCAGCATCTCCGAAGAGAAGGCTCGAGCCGTTGCGAAGGAAACGGACTGGCTCCCCAGGGACAAACGTCGGCAGGTCGACGAACGCATGGCTGATCGCCTCGCCGAGGTGGGGGTCGGTCGGCTGGGCAACGAAGTCCGCGCCCTGGCACAGCAGGTCGATCAGCAGGCGGCCGTGGCACACCTTGAGAAATGCATCGAAGAGCGGGCAGTCTCAGTTCGTCCTGCACCAGGCAACATGGCATACCTCAGCGCGCTGCTGCCCATGCCTCAGGCGGTGGCCGTCTACGCAAACCTGAAGAAGTCGTCGGCTTCGCTCATCGGGACCGGAGAATCGGGCAGACGTACGCAGCCTCAGGTCATGGCTGACCTCCTCGTCGAACGGACCACGGGCCAGGAGTGCGCCGCAGCGGTGCCCACGGAGATCCACCTCGTGATGAACGATGACAGCCTGGTCGGGCCCGGAGATAATCCGGCGTGGCTTCCCGGAGTCGGACCGCTCCCCGCCGGAGCGGCACGAACGTTCGTAGCCGAGAATGAGGCAAGCGTGTTCCTGCGCAGGCTCTATACCCGCCCCGACGACGGCCAGCTGGTGCGCATGGATTCCCGCCGCCGTGAGTTCTCGGGACTGCTGCGACGCATGATCGTCATCCGTGATGATGTCTGCCGCTCACCATGGTGCGACGCGCAGATCAAACACGCCGACCATGCCACAGCCTACGCCG
Coding sequences within it:
- a CDS encoding transglycosylase domain-containing protein, producing the protein MVSPESNPNPTKTGAFLQFVAVSAVAGIVAAGLAIPGVGVATASANSAVEIFNSLPATLEIQDLGEKSTMLASDGSEIAEFYWQNRVEVPLDEISDHMQDATIAVEDYRYFEHGGVDIEGIARAAVHNMVSSTTQGGSTLTQQYVKNVLAENAHAEQDREGVEAAKESEGTAGYARKLREAKLAVAVEKKYDKKDILNRYMNINNYSGSPNAYGVQAAAHKYWGIDAKDLNIPQSAMLAGIVQNPSAFNPQRFPDQVKKRRNTVLGQMLKYDHITQKEYDKAVKTDLDLDLHETPNGCTSAKSNAEFFCDYVENVIKNDETFGDTVDERIAFLQRGGLTIKTSLNPDIQKIADKEVKNRVPVGDPSGAGHALVTIEPGTGEVIAMAENREYTVGEVKKNEKNKKTSINYTVDRKHNGGGGFQVGSTWKPFVLATWLKSGRGLNTTVNATKRNFPASSWKYEGCPNMGGDWDPNNAGDGEGKGSMTALEATKKSVNTGYAAMGNQLNMCKVMDTAMDLGIRYGSGEKLDFKNEAGFIQALSPSSILGTTETTPIAMAAAFAAFANEGEFCGPKPILSIKDRSGKKLDVPGEGCKRVLDKEVAKGVAYALSQTFNGGTTTQLKIGVPAGAKTGTTNFDVGHTWLLGFTKTLATAVWTGDPAGTRDWRNNSQGAVRGHVYGATISGKTWQAYMSQAVKETKGNTGFPKPSSKYMGGGGSTGGSGGGGGGTGGGGTGGGNGGGGGTGGGGGGSNNGGGNGGGGGSNNGGGGGTGGDGGGGGGDEAPGLGGN
- a CDS encoding RidA family protein — its product is MSKTLDRIAELGLTLPDVAAPAGVYVPALRTGNYVYTSGQLPVVDGKLPATGHIGSDVDLETGYDLARTAGLNALAAIAGVIGDLDKIVRVVKVTGFVNSADDFTQQPAVINGVSELYGEIFGDRGQHTRSAVGVNTLPLGTPVEVEVVVEVEDDAA
- a CDS encoding NUDIX hydrolase, with the protein product MPLSGRTLPVSSELRWLLDQWQSDGRFPVPEAPRPASAIVLIRDSLEGVETFITRQLDARGIEDRNRLAYPVSNLRPGDLRSLPLAGWNSARCARTLSIDNKSRALHHFSAAARISFAAAGVLLAEDVDRDIVATPQTDWRGTRARLFSSEISWSQILRERDLRLRPDLCKPWLRWINTATQLHRFDTTFFLATVPFGQDIDFLSPNETSGGWKRPQEILADAGGDPDRISASTRLIAESLVDVPSVGAAMAQVRDLHPLRPEVTNDDGEWRVVIHPGRDLYRKGTLRDYAVAVGDDENDQSPGFLSLSDDDDNAETGEEETEDS
- a CDS encoding MBL fold metallo-hydrolase; amino-acid sequence: MRIRANNPSPMTLTGTNTYVINSADDTSSVLIDPGPEMAEHRDNFMSEIGDRTLTAIILTHQHADHSEMLGSVEQWAPGVPVYSVLEKFSRLTPPVIDGDRIAFGTDTTDALEVVATPGHTMDSISLIHDHVLYSGDTVLGEGTTIVTHPEGSLRDYLESLDRLLRLLDEGRYSTIEPAHGPSIESPAQVLEYYRSHRLERIEQVRAALDQGAASATEVCDIVYHDVDPSVRGAAEQIVRAQLNYLGALAEGDQG
- a CDS encoding Crp/Fnr family transcriptional regulator, which gives rise to MDIEVVRGATLFAGLDDEATSALMKFMNPRSLRRGTVLFHEGDAGDELYIVSSGKLKIGRESSDGRENLLSVIGPGEIIGELSLFDPGPRSTSVTAVSQSELLSLKHEDLTTWLDERPRAAMNLLKALAQRLRRTNETVGDLVFSDVPGRVAKALLDLASRFSKPAPDGVLVAHDLTQEELAQLVGASRETVNKALADFAARGFIRLEARSVVILDMERMRNRAR
- the nth gene encoding endonuclease III codes for the protein MLTVAEKSARKFAKETSLGKTRRARKIHRILAEVYPNAKCELDFETPFQLLIATVLSAQTTDIRVNAVTPGLFSVFPDAHSLAVANLIEVEELIHSTGFYRAKARNIVKLANELVDTYDGEVPNSLDRLVKLAGVGRKTANVVLGNAFDTPGLTVDTHMGRLARRLGWTEEDDPVKAEHEIAALFPKKDLTLLSHRVIFHGRRICHSRRPACGACPLMALCPSFGVGELDPEKARAMLRFEMAPQA
- a CDS encoding NUDIX hydrolase, producing MSADASEHRQVGPNSTGQAPVQAADVREVVHDQTLRTQLENLAASNGSPEWLRRSPAPDDDSVRDAAVLMLFGRGGQPRTDAGRVESSRLADFGVDDVDIVLLQRASTLRNHPGQVAFPGGGRDPEDDSLVAAALREAQEEAGIVPATVDVLGQMDPLYIPVSRFQVTPVIGYWAQPGAVRVMDKSESYSVYRVSVADLVAPANRGTFSRPDLKITTPAFDVGVLKVWGFTAGILDFALDHLGWAGDWDRDAHIDIDF
- a CDS encoding HNH endonuclease, with the translated sequence MEAQTVPEVITEIHRWHEALSNLPPALSEVEAIDRITALEELTSAAAAAQARETLTFDMRRRNREAEEGLTSKKQGKGVGAEIALARKVSRARGSSLLKFSRSLLVDLPQTYSALRTGSISEEKARAVAKETDWLPRDKRRQVDERMADRLAEVGVGRLGNEVRALAQQVDQQAAVAHLEKCIEERAVSVRPAPGNMAYLSALLPMPQAVAVYANLKKSSASLIGTGESGRRTQPQVMADLLVERTTGQECAAAVPTEIHLVMNDDSLVGPGDNPAWLPGVGPLPAGAARTFVAENEASVFLRRLYTRPDDGQLVRMDSRRREFSGLLRRMIVIRDDVCRSPWCDAQIKHADHATAYAAGGDTDWDNASGLCAACNFAKELNGWKHVATSEKLIVKTPTGHRYETRTKPLDSRASDGKFEGTAVSHTDADTIDKGAAKPRRRLQGNDKAHGPPQPSRTDDKVIPDRGASIVEYLFGARFRTFLSANST